CTGGCTGGTCATCGTCGGCTCGATCCCGATCGGCGTCCTCGGTGTGACGTTCAAGGACCAGATCGAGGGCCCCTTCCGCGATCTGCGCCTGATCGCCACGACGCTGATCGTGATGGGCATCGTCCTCGGCATCGCCGACCGCCTGGCGGCCCGCGACGAGACGGGCGGCAAGCACCGGGCGGTGCGGGAGCGCAAGGGCCTGAAGGAACTCGGTGTCAGGGACGGCCTGATCTACGGCCTCTGCCAGGCGATGGCCCTGATCCCCGGCGTCTCACGCTCGGGCGCGACGATCAGCGGCGGCCTCCTCATGGGCTACACCCGCGAGGCCGCGGCCCGCTACTCCTTCCTCCTCGCCATCCCCGCGGTCCTCGCGTCCGGCGTCTTCGAACTGAAGGACGCGAGCGAGGGCCACGTCTCCTGGGGCCCGACGATCTTCGCCACGATCATCGCGTTCGTGGTCGGCTACGCGGTGATCGCCTGGTTCATGAAGTTCATCACCACGAAGAGCTTCATGCCGTTCGTCTACTACCGGGTCCTGCTGGGCATCGTGCTGTTCGTCCTGGTGGGCATGGGAGAACTCAGCCCGCACGCGGGCGAGTCGGCGGGCTAGGCCGCGGGGTACCCGCCCGGCTCATCAGTCCCTGAGTTGCGAGAGCCATGACCGCAGCGGATGCTCCCGCGCGGCATGACGCCGCACATCCCGGCCAGCGCCCCCACCCGTCGCCATCCAGGCCGCACTGGCCAGCAAATAGCCGACCACAGCCTTGGAGATGTACTACCTGTCGTGGGGCGTCACCTGCAACCCCGGTGTACGTCTCTATCCACACTTGCTCGGCCCTCAACACCCCAGCCATACAGAGGCCCCCGCGTCGGGGTTCGCGCGGGGGCGTGGGGGCGTGCTCGGGGTCAGCCGGATCGGGTCCAGTTGTGCCACTTGCCGC
The sequence above is a segment of the Streptomyces sp. Je 1-369 genome. Coding sequences within it:
- a CDS encoding undecaprenyl-diphosphate phosphatase, which codes for MSWFESFILGLVQGLTEFLPISSSAHLRLTAAFAGWHDPGAAFTAITQIGTEAAVLIYFRKDIARILSAWFGSLFGKVPRSDHDAQMGWLVIVGSIPIGVLGVTFKDQIEGPFRDLRLIATTLIVMGIVLGIADRLAARDETGGKHRAVRERKGLKELGVRDGLIYGLCQAMALIPGVSRSGATISGGLLMGYTREAAARYSFLLAIPAVLASGVFELKDASEGHVSWGPTIFATIIAFVVGYAVIAWFMKFITTKSFMPFVYYRVLLGIVLFVLVGMGELSPHAGESAG